ACTGCCACGCGCAAATCCGAGACGAACACACCGCCACCGGCACCGCTACCCGATGCCCATACTCGTGCTATCCGATCGTCAGAACCCTGCTATCCGAAGGACGTTCCTAACAGCATAACCCTCAGACGCAAATCACGCTCCCCGAACCTCTCCCACCGTCAAACCTATCGGGCTGCTGAGCTGCGAAAACCCAGCACCGAAAACTCTATAAGCTTCCAAACCCTTTGTTCCATCGAACATCGCGTAAAGAAGCTCACTTGAACTCAGGGAGCTTAGACCAGTCGAGCGATTCGCCAAGCCAAGTGGCGGAGGAATCAGCAATATGCTGAGCGCCGAGAGTGTATATTCGGCAGCAGTTCAATGCGTTTTGCAACACCAGCGTATGACCATTCCCTGACTCACGCAGAACGCTAGATGCAGCGGGACGGCTCACGGTCTTCCTAAGCGGCGGCGGCCAACGAACATCGCTCCACGACGGAACGAGGCCGTGCGTCAAAGCATGACGAACCTGCATCCATGCTGAGGCATCGAGAACTACTTGATCCCAAGCGACATCCCGTTCGGCCCATGTACTGTGCCCGGTTTTTGTGTTGACATTTAACCTAATGTCGCGACCACCAACGATCTTGCCAGCTCCCCCGAACACCGTCTCGACACGGGAAGAGAATTCTCGAAGATCGGGATTGTTCCACTTACCAATCTCCGCCGCAATTTCCCCCATGGTCGCCCCTTGCTTCGACAGGCCAACGGCAACAAAGTCCTCGACGAAGCCCTCGAAGGCGGAAATGACGCCCAGAACCAGGGCCGGGTTCACGGCCGCCCATTTTCCCGAGTTTCCCTTTTTTCGAGGGTGAATATCTAACAGGTCCTTCGGCATGCGAAGCATGGACACAAATCGATCGACAGACACTTGCAAAGGCGGAGCCGCTAATGAAAAGGACGGGGAGGACGACATGCTCCAATTGTGCATGATCCGCCGGACATCGTTTGCTTTTACCGGCATATGACAGGCTTTGCCACCAAATTAGTACGGAGTTGATCGCGCAGGCTTCGAAAGGGTACTCGAGCAGCTGGAAGGAAGTTCGACCTTTCGGAGCAATTCGCAGTAACGGGATAGGATTCGTGAGCGGGCCACGGCGAGTTCGATGAATGTCCTGGACAATCCCAACTGCTCGCACGATACACCGTTCGGATGGCCGAGCGATTTCGCATCCGCCTCAAAGTCCGAGTTGCGGCAAGTCAACTAGGTCGGCAGATAGGGCCAGTCGGTACTTCCGATCCGGTGATCGGGTACCGCCACACCGGATGGCTGGACCGGGAGGACCGACCGTACTACCTGCCGCTCGGTCTTGCAGTAGGCATCGGCACTCTTCGCGCCGAGAACCTCAGTGATCGAATATGGTGCTCCGGCAGTGATGCGGTCTGCCTTGGCCACGGAACAGGTCTTACGCTGTGACGAGTTCCATGAGCTTCGAGTAGCTGTCGGCAACGTCGTACTTCACTTGGCCTTCAAACTTCTGGTTGACCTCGGCAAAGAACTTGCGTGCACACTCGATCTTCGCGTCCTCGACACCCCTTAACTGGAGAGTCGACAAGGAACCCTTGGTCTCCGCGACGAAGTACACGTGCTTGACCGACCCCTCGGTGAAGGCGATCGCCCAGTCGGGATTGTAGTCGCCCACAGGCGTGGGGATGAAGAACCCACGAGGCAACTTCGCGTAAACCGCAACCTCGATGCTCGTGTCGAGCTCGGTGACGAACGCACGTTCGACCTTTGAGTCTGTGACCACATAGTCGTAGACATGCTTCTTGAGCTTCTCCCCCGCCTTGGTGAAGTCCTGCGCGCTCTGATTTTCGGTGAAAATCGCCGATGCAAACCGGTCTTCCAGTGTGTCGTAGGTCAGGTGCTCGACGATGACAGTTGCCTTCTGCTCGTTGATCAAGTGAGCGGCTTCAGTGATGAACTGCTCAGGATTGAGACGGAACTTGGCGAATGTGTCGGGGGTGACCTTGCTGAGGATCTTGGCCGCGGTCCGCCGGATGAGTTGGGTCTTCTCGGTGATCTCCCCTAGCAGGTCGTACTTGACCTGGGAGCCAGCCGACACGGTTTCCGTCTGGGTCGAGGTAGTCGAGATTTCGAAGCCAACGCCAGATGTGAGGTCGTCGGCTTCGAGGGAGCCGCGTTGCTTGCCTGCCTGGACCACGTACTGCAGAGATGTGACGCTCAGGTGGGTGTCAAGCGCCTTGACACACTTCCGGACGAGTTCGTCGGAGTCGAACTCGACCTGGTAGACAGCCTTGTGGTTGATCCGGCTCCAGAGTTCTTGGAACTCCTTCTTCATAAAATTCGCCTCGTTGAGCGGGACTTTCTTGGGCTTGCGGCCATTGGTTGGTAGCGGCACCTCGATATACAGCGCATCGACCAACGTGCAGACGAAGTCGATGGCCGGTTTGAGCACTTCCGAGGTCGGCTCGGCCAACGTGCCGGCCTCACGGCTGGCCTTATATGCCTCGGAGATGGTGTCATCGTCATTGATGTAGTCGTTCTTGGCCAGGTACTGGTAGAGCGCCTGCGCGAGGGCCTCCTCGACGACCGTCTCGCCGTCGTGAGTCTGAATGGTCTTGCCGGTGAAGAATTTGACGCTAGCCTTGCGTGGGCGGTCAGCCAGCGACTCGGCGATCTCCTTTTGCAGGCCGGTCACGAAGTCGGTGTAGGACTCGTCGGTAACGACGGTGAGTTCGTTGATATCGTGGACCGTGGCGGGGTTGTCCATCCGCTCACCGTGCTGGTCGACCGCAAGTCGTAGGCCACGGCCGATCTCCTGCCTACGCGAAATGGCGTTGTCGCTCTTCTTCAGCATGCCCATGACGAAGACGTTCGGGTTGTCCCAACCCTCACGCAACGCAGAGTGGGAAAACAGGAAGCGCACCGGCTCGGCGAACGAGAGGAGGCGTTCCTTGTCCTTGAGGATCAGGTCGTACGCCCCGACGTCTTTAGACTGACCCTTCTCGTCACCGGTCTTGTGCACGGCGCCCTCAACGAAGTGCTTGCTCTTCTTGTCGATCGAGAAGTAGCCCTGGTGCACCTCTCGGGCTGTATCGCGCCGCAAGTACTGCTGGTAAGTGGTGGTGGCCTCGTCGAGTTCGAGTTCTCCGAGCACTTCGGTGACGGCGGCCTCGTACTCCTCCTCGAAGACACGGGCGTAGTCACCGAGGGTGTCCTCGCGGCCGTAGTCGCGGTACTTGGCGACCTCATCAATGAAGAACAGCGAGAGGATCTTGATACCTTGGTTGAAGAGTTCGCGTTCCTTGTCGATGTGGGCGCGGATTACCTCACGGATTTGGATGCGACGCTTGGTCTCCTCGGTGACGTCGCGGTCCGCGAGCTGACCGGCCACCACCACGTCGCCGTTGCTGAGCGTGATGGTGTCGTCGATCGCGCTGACGTCGGTGACCACGAGGTCCTTGTAGGATTCGATGCCGTTAGCCAAGTCATGCAAGCGGGTGCCCTTGGTGACTCGTTTGAGGTGCCGCTTGATGGGGCCGGCTTTGGTCTGGACCTCAAGCTCTATCCGGGCCGTCGGAGGCTGTCCCTTCTTGACCTCGATCGCGTCCAAATACAGGTAGGCCGTCGAGCCAGCGAGTCCCTTGACCGTGATGCCGCGGACCGAGATTCTCTTGACAAGCTTCTGGTTGTAGGCATCCAAAGCATCGAGCCGGTGCACTTTAGTGTGTTCGACCTTGTGTGTGGCCGAGTAGCGAAGCACCATCAGCGCGCTGAACCGCGACAGCGCCTCGAGCGACTGAGCCGCGCCGATCTTCTGTGGTTCGTCGATGATCACGATCGGCCGATTGGCGCTAATAACATCGATCGGGCGGCGTGACTGGAAATCGTCCAGCACATCGTAGATGCGTCGGTTGTCCTTGCCGGTGGCATTGAACGCCTGAATGTTGATGATCATGACCTGCACGCCTGCATCGGAACTAAACCTCTCAATTTCGTGCAATTGAGAGGAGTTGTAGACAAATGACCGCGGCTTGGTGCTATAAGTCTGCTGAAAGTGCTCAGCAGTTACATCGAACGACTTCTTCACACCCTCGCGGATGGCGACCGAGGGCACCACGATGATAAACTTCGACCAGCCGTAGCGCTTGTTTAATTCCATGATCGTCTTGATGTAAACGTACGTCTTGCCGGTACCGGTCTCCATCTCGATATCGAGGTTCGGAGCACCAGGCGCCGCCTTGCTGTCGACTAGCTTCGACGCCAGCGGCAGGTTTCGAGACGTTTGCACCTGGTGCACGTTGGCCAAGAGGTGAGCGGCCGAGAGCTCAATCTCAGAGTTGCGCAAGCCAGAGTCCGGCGTCGTGTTGGTCTCGAACAGCGCCGGTGCAGCATTTGGCTTCACCTTGCCGGGATCGATGCGGTAGGAGAACCCGGAGCGACGAGGCTGCCCGGCGAACATGTCGACGACCGCGTCGACGGCATCGGTCTGGTATTGCTGAACTTTGAATTGAAGCTTCATGTCTAGGTCACACCGTCGCGATCGTTGTGTTAGGGCTCAACTGCTTGAGCATCTGCTCAGCGTTGATGCGCGCGGCATCAGTGTTGAATGCTGCGTCTCGGAAGAGGACATGGAGCGGCTGCGTCCGCCCGATGTTCATCAACGCCTCCTGGCTCACTTGCTGAGAGAAGCAGGCCGAGACTGCCCCATCTGCGACGTCGAAAACCACGTGACCGTCAATAATTTGCCGAGTGATAGGAGAGGCAGGGTCGATCCCGAGGTCCAACATTGAACTGAACAGCAGGTCTTCGTCTGTGCGGTCCGACTTCACAGTCGACTGAAGGCCGAGAAGTGATTCTTGCTTGGTCTCGTCCGCAGTCATCCAAACTTCCGTACGCGTGCTGCTATCTAGGCGCAGAGCCCTGAAACCAGTATCGCCAGTGAATCCGTGCTCCCGCAGTGCCGCACCAGCTCGTCGTATACGCTCTCGACCGATCGCCGCGATGGTCTCGAATCCTTCGGAGGCAGCTTGACTTCCCGAACCGCACTCTTCATCGAGCTGAACCATGATGAAGCGTCGGTGACCGCCATCTTTAGAATTCTGGCGGAGGACGGCTTCGGCAGTGGCACACGAACCCGCAAAGAAGTCCACGACGAGGTCGTCAGGACCTGTGGCAACTGAGATCAGCGTCTCGAGCAACCCGACCGGTTTAGGCGTGTCGAAAAGGCGCCCCATCTCGAGGGCGTCCAAGTCAGCCTTTCCGGTCATAGTCGACGGGCCGATGACGATGTCTTTCATTGTCATTCCGTCTACATCGCGAATTTTGGTACGGATTCGAAGCTTGCCGTTGGAGATGTCGAACTCAAGGTCTTCGTGCTCGGCAAGAATTTTTGCACGGCTCCAGCGCCATGCGTGCCAGTTCAGTCCTGGACGGGAATTGGCGTGGGGCATCGCGGTAATGAAGCCCGGATACGAGGTGTCGTCGTCGAGATCGCTGACGCGGACCTCACCGCTGTCGGGGTTATAGTGGATGCGGAATACCATCGTCCGGGCAGTGCGCTCATTGAATTTCGAGTTCGTGTTGTAGAGCTCATTCTTCGTTACGTACGGACCCTTCGAATCTTCTTTGAGTGCGTAGGCGGCGCCCTTATATACGTCGGGCATTAACTTACGCAGCAACGCTCCGGAGCCCCGGAACTGGCTTATAGACTGGGAGTTTTTCGCGAAGCATAAAATGTACTCGTGAGTGCCGGCTGGACCACCGTCGGATATCTGACGGCCCTTGAGGTTGCTGACCCACGTGATGGTGGCTAAGAAGTTGTCGGGTCCGAACAACTCGCTCAGAAGCAACTTGAGTTGCGCGACCTCATTACCGTCGATGCTGACGAACCCGATCCCGTCCTCCATGAGCAACGAACGCGCCACCTTCAGGCGGGCGTACATCATGCTGAGCCAGGCAGAATGAAAGCGCCCCCCGGTCTCAGACGTCGCGACGAGACGCGCACCAGCTTCATTGACCTGTCCGGACTGCTTCAGGTAATCATCCCGCGAACTTGCGAAATCGTCGGAGTACAAGAAATCGTTGCCAGTGTTGTACGGAGGGTCGATATAGATCATCTTCACTTGCCCCAGCAGCGGCTCCTGCAGAAGCTTCAGAGCGTCCAGGTTGTCACCTTCGATGAAGAGATTCCGAGTGCGATCGAAGTCGACCGACTCGCCTCGTGCCGGGCGAAGTGTCCGCGCTGTGGACGAGTTCGAGAGGAGGAGAGCCTCCCTCTTCCCGGGCCAATCCAGATGGAAACGCTCTTGCGGTCCCTCGACGAGATGCCCACTGAATTCCTGTCGGAGCACGTCCCAGTCCACAGCACGAGCAACAATCCCGTCGGCAGAGCGCGTTTCGGTGATCGCGTGAGGGAATCGTTCCGCCAGAAAGTCAATATTGTCTGAAGTATTATCGAATGAGGTAAGGCTAAGCCTGGACAAGTCAAATCACCTTCATGTCAGTTGCAGGAGAGAGTTCCTTGAAGATCTGCTGGGAATTAATCCTGGCGCCGTCAGAAGGAAACCCCGAATCACGGAAGATAGCCCGAAGAGGCTGCAGCGCGGCGAGTTCGCGCACTAACTTCGGCGTCACGTTGTCTTCAAAGCAAGCAACTAAAGCACCTTCGTCCACTACGAAGGTCTCTTTTCCGTCGATCTGCTCAATGGAAATTGGAAGCGTCGCTTCCAGCCCCCAGTCGAGAATCACCTGGAATAGCAGATCTTCCCCAGAACGCCCGGGCTTCACGCTGTCTTGCAGCCCAGTGAGGTCCAGCTGATTGGTATCGTCGGGAGTACGAAGAAAGTCGAGCAGGTTAGTCGTATCAACGCGCAGGGCTCGGAAGCCCACATCCAAGCTTTCTCCGAGCAGGCCCGCCCTTCCCTTCAACTCGACTCCAGCCCGCCGGAGGCGTTCTCGGGAGATTTCAGCAATGGTCGTGAACCCGTGATGTGCGGCGAACGATTTCGGTCCCGACGGCTCATCTAACTGCACGAGGATAAATCGACGCGAACCACCATCGCTCGCGTTCAACGCCATGACCGCGTGGGCGGTTGAGGCCGAGCCTCCAAAGAAGTCCAAGACCACCGCCTCTTTGTCGTTACCAGTCAGCGCGTTAATCCACGTTTCGAGTACCCCAACGTCCTTCGGGTAGTCGAAATACTTCCCGCCAAGAAGCCGCGCCAACGCATCGCTTGCTGGCGCTCGCTCTTTCGATATGACTGGCCGCATAGCCTGCGTGCTCGTATCTGAGAGGAAACGTTTGAGTCGCGGCGTTGTCGTGTGGTCGACGCCGAATAAGATGCGCCCCTCGCCGATGAGCGCTTGCATACGTTCCCTTGCATACACCCAGCCGTTAGGGTGACGCTTAACGGGGAGTCCAGTGCGCGGGTGAGGAACGTCGTACATCAAGTTCTCACGCGGGTTTGGAGAGCGAAGATTGTCACGGGTGAAGATCCGACCATCCCCATCGATCTCGCTATATGCCGTCAAACCGGGTTCAACGTCCGGCTTGGACCTCCACCAAGCGCGAAAACGCTCTGTCGCCCGAACTGGGTCCCCGCCTGCTTCTTTCCAGCACCGCTGACCTGCGGCTACAACGTCGTCGTAGCCGCGCTTAGGCCCCTTAAATCTGACATCGTTTTCGACCAATGTTGCCTTGCTTCGAGCGTATACCAACATGTAGTCAACGCCGCCAGAAGTGAAGCGGGCGTCATTCTTTCCGGAGCCTTGCCAGACTACATTAGCAAGAAAGTTCTCGGCACCAAACACCGAATCTAGCATCGCCCGTAGGTTAGCGTGCTCATGATCATCGATTGCTGCAACAAAGACCCCATTATCGGCAAGAAGTTGGCGGGCGAGTTTTACTCGCGGATACATCATGCTAAGCCAATCTGAATGGAATCTTCCGTTCGATTCAGAATGGGCGACGAGATGCTCGCCAGTCGACGCCCTCTGCCCCGACCTCACAAGATACTCATCTGCGGTCTCCGCGAAATCATCCTCGTAGATAAAGTCGTTTCCAGTATTATAGGGCGGGTCGATATAAATGAGGTTGACCTTGCCGAGGTACGACTCCTGAAGAAGCTTCAACGCATCGAGGTTGTCGCCCTGTATGAATAAGTTCTTCGTCGTGTCGAAGTCAACCGACTCCCCACGGACCGGTCGAAGCGCCTTTGCAATAGGAGCGTTGGACACAAACGATGCCGCCCGCTTGCCCGGCCAATCGAGTTGGTAGCGCTCCTGAGGGCCCTCAACGATGTGGCCGGACAGCTCCTGACGTAGTAGATCGAAGTCGACGACACGATTCAGCTTGCCGTCGGCATCGATGGACTCGGTTACGACGCTCGGAAACAGTTCGGCGATCTTGGCGACGTTGTTTGCAGTTAAGTCAGGTGACGTCATTCGTAGTTTCTCCATGTGATCCTCAGTTCGTGTCGCCCGCGGCAGGGCTGATGCTCGTGCTGGTGAGTTCAGCCAGGTCGGCTTGTTTGGCTCGCAAGGTTCGGCGCAGCACGACTTTGCGGTTGAGCTGTGGTTCATTGCGGAGTTTGCGCTCGAGCGCAGTGATTTCGCGCTCGAGTTTCCGAACGGTAGTCAGTCTGGTGACAACGTCCGACACCTTCTCGCCCGCATGGTTCTTCACGGGGGTGAGCGGTTGAAGCAGAGCGTTATAGAGTCCCGTCAAGTCAATGGCCGTGGGCAGGGTCGCCCGCTTGATGTCCGCGGAATACCACTCCGTACGAAAGTAGGTGCCCATCTTCGGCGCACCGTTTCCGAGCTGTTTGTGCGCCGCTACCATCTGGACCTCTTGCTGCGAGCCTTCGCCTCGGCGGTTTTCGAAGATGATCGGCGTTCGCACTGCTTTGTCGATCGCGGCGAGTACGCCTTCAGCGACATCATCGCCTTTGGCATCGATCTCGAAGACCTGGATTTCCGGCACCTCGGTGGTGCCTGGCAAGTTGATGGTCGAATCGGCCAGTTTGTAGGCCCAGGTGATCCGGCGAACGTCGGCCACGAACGCGTCCTTGACCGCTGCCCCGATGGTGGCGTGCTCGTAAAATTTGGTCTTTGGAACCGTGCGGGCGAACTCGGCCGCCGCCGGCCAGCGGTAGAGGAGGGCCGTCACTCGGTTCCCACCCCCGCATCCACCACCGCGATGAACGCGATGAGCTCGAAGTCGTCGAGGCCACCGATCGTCTGGGTCAATGCGGTCGTGCCGCCATCGGTGAAAAGGCTGTCGAGGTCTCGTTCATCGGTGACTTCGACCATTGATCGGATGGCTGAGGTCAGGAGTTCGGAGTACGCAGCCATCTCCGAACCTTCGTTGGTGGCAGCGTTGAAGACGCGAGTGACAGCAGCAACCGGCTCATCGTGTGGGCGGCAGCTCGCCCGGAGAAGGTCGAGCAGGCTCTTCGCCTCGGTATGGTCGGCGAGGACGCTGCCGTCGTCGCAGAGGTAGACCAAGTAATGCGGGTGCAGCCGATTGCCCCGGTTGGCGCTCTGGTCAACGCCGAGGTCGCGCAGGGCGAAAATTACGCCTGGGCGGAGTCCCTTTGCCGGGTCAGCCGGCACTACGGCGTGCAGGCCTCTGGGGGCCGCGTCGAGCTCCCCGTACTCCTGTATGTAGCCGAGCAGGTCCATGCGAAAGTCGTTGAGACCCAAGTCGGTAATGGAAACACCCGCCCGGACGTCTTCGAGCTCGATCACCTCGTCCTGGAGTTTGCGCAGCTGCTCCTTGCGGTAGGCCGCGTCCGCACTCGCTGGGTCGAGGATATTGTCGTCGCCGACGGCCGCGAGGTCGGCAATGACCATGCGGTTCTCGACGCGCTCCTTGAGGTTGATGTACTCGTCGAGGGAGATGTCGGGCCAGAAATTGACCAATTGGATCTTGGCGTTGATCGAACCGATGCGATCCACTCGGCCGAAGCGTTGGATGATGCGCACCGGGTTCCAGTGAATGTCGTAATTGACCAGGTAGTCGCAGTCCTGCAGGTTTTGTCCTTCGCTGATGACATCGGTGCCGATCAGCACGTCGATTTCACCGGTCACCGCCGGCATCGTGAGATGACGTTGCTTGGACCTAGGCGAGAACAAGGTCATCACCTGTTGGAAGTCGTAACCCTTTCCCAGCGTGGTCTTAGCCGCGTTCCCGCCACCAGTAATGATTGCGCTCTCGAGGCCGATCTCGCTGAAGACGGGAGCGAGCTGCTTGTAGAGGTACTCCGCGGTGTCGGCGAACGCGGAAAAGATCAGCACCTTGCGATTGCCATCATTGATAGGGCGCTGCGCCTTGTGCGTAACGATCGCTTTCAAACGCTCCAACTTCAGGTCATGGGTCGGAGTGACCTTCTGCATCTCTTCGAGGAGTTCGCGCAGTGTCTCTCGGTCGTTCCACAGGTCGCGGTGCCAGGACACGATGTCGATGTCGTCCATATCGATCTTGATCTTCTCGCCGAACGTAAGCGCCTCGACGTTGGCGTCGTCCTCGTCGTCGACATCGAGATCATAATTGTTGAAGTCGACGTCGATCTCACTGATCGCTCCAGCGTGTGTCTCCAACAGCCCCAAAGTTCGATCGACCCCGGCCTCGATTTTGCCCAATGTGAGACGGAATGCCTCGACAGAGCTCTCCAGGCGCTTGAGAAGGTTGACTGTCATGAGTTGCTTGAGTCCCTGCTCACGGCCGCGCTGCCCCAAGTTTGAGCGCGCTGTTCCGACCTTGACGTCGTACAGCTCCTCGTACTTGCTCAGGCGGCTGGGGAACACGTAGGCCAGCGGGGTGTAGACCGCGAGGGTGAGGGCTTGGATCTGCTCGAAAATCTCGTTGAACGTCGCAACACCGGACAGATCCGTCAGCGGTTCACGGATCGACACCGGCGGCATTCGGGCCGGAAACGCCCCGATCTCGCTGGTGTCGTAGAACGCCTGGATGTGCTTGCGCGACCGCGCGATCGTCACCGAGTCCAGCAACTCGAAAAAGTCGAAGTCGAGCATCTTGAGGATCTCATCGGTCGTCCGGGCCTCAGGGGGAAGCTTCGACCAGTCGTTGAAGACGCGCTGAGCTTCGCTGAAGACCTTTTCAACCGTGGTCGACAAGTTCAGATGCTGCGCGAGGTTCTCCGACTCGCCTTCGTAAGCGAGCTGCAACTGGTTTTTCAAGTCGTTGAACCGGTTGTTGACAGGGGTCGCCGACAGCATGAGCACCTTAGTCTTTACGCCCTCGCGTATCACCAGCCTCATTAGCCGCTGGTACCGCGACTCCTTCTCCTGTGAATAGTCGGCGTTGCGGAAGTTGTGCGACTCATCGATCACCACGAGGTCGTAGTTGCCCCAGTTGATCCGATCGAGCCGAAGACCCAGCGACTCCCCGCGCGTGCGTGACAGATCAGTGTGCGCTAGGACATCGTAATTGAACCGATCGCTCGCGAAGATGTTCGTGGTGAGATTGGCGTTGTAGTTCGTCCAATTCTCCGCGAGCTTCTTCGGCGCCAGGACCAACACCGACTTGTTTCGCAACTCGTAGTACTTGATCACCGCCAACGCCGTAAAAGTTTTGCCCAAGCCAACGCTGTCGGCGAGGATGCAGCCGTTGTACGTCTCTAACTTGTTGATGATCCCTGTGGCAGCGTCTCGTTGGAAGTTGTAGAGGCTCTTCCAGACCTGCATCTCTTGATAGCCCGTGCGGTCGTTGGGCAGGACGTCTTCATTGATATCTTCGAGGAATTCGGCGAACAAGTTGTGGAGGATTAGAAAGTAGATCCGTGCCGGCGAGTTTTCGGCGTACACGGTGGCGATGTGCTCGTGCACCGCCTCCGTGACATCGTCGAGCTGCGTCGAGTTGCTCCAGATTTGATCGAACAACGCGATGTACTGGGACGTCATGGGAGCATCGTCGACACGGTGGACCATGTTGGAGACCGCGTTGCCCCGCTCATAACCCAAGTCTGCGGTAGTGAAACCCTGCAGCGGCATATAGGCGGCCCGCTCGTCGACCACAGCGAACTGCTGCATCGGATTGCCGGTCGAGTTGGACCGGAACCGCACCTTGCGTCGCACCCACTCGGCACACTCGCGAGCAATCGCCCGTTGGGTTAGTTTGTTGCGAAGACGGATCTCGAACTCTGACCCCGCCACACTGGACGCACCACGGGCGGTAGCGGGGATGAAGAATTCCCGACGCTCCTTGCGAAGTTTATCGGTAACCTTTGAGGTCACGAACGCTGGCGAGGTGAAGATAAACTCCAATTCGCTGACCTGGTTGAGCTCTGTTCGAAGCGCCTCGAACGCGAAGATCGAGAACGTCGAGGCCGCGATGCGGACCTTCGAGCCAGGCGTGATTTCCCGCTTCAGGTCATCACCCAGCAGCTCGCTAACGTTGTCGATTATTCGCACGGCACCCTTTCGCTTACTCGGAACTTGCCGAACTCCGCCAATTCGGAGGCGGAACTTTAGTCACCTTAATGGACATTTGTCTAGGGCCGGAGGGTTCTGCGGATAGTGGTCTTGCAATGAGTGTTGACGAATCGTGCCCCCAGTCGGACTCGAACCGACACTTTGACGGTTTTAAGCCGTCTGCCTCTGCCAATTGGGCTATGGGGGCTAGTCGGCCTCGCCGAGGCGGGGCCGAGTGGACACGGAACGCCCAGGGTCGGAGTTAGCCGACCATACGAGCTAGCACCGACATCGCGATCCCGTCCAGGATGTCCTTCTCGCTCACCGTGATCTCCGAGAGCCCGGCGCGCTCAGCCATCACATCACAGAGGGCGGCGGCCACGAGTGACCCTCCCCCGATCACATCTGCGCGGCCGGGATGCATCGGGCCGAGGCTGCGGCGTTCAGTGACGGTAGCGGCGACGAGACGCGCGCACACGTCCCGCAGCTGATGCAGCGAGATGACCGAATTGTGCAGCCGCTGAGAGTCGTACTCGGCCATGTTCTGCGCGATCGCCGACAGCGTGGTGAAGGTGCCGGCCACGCCGATCCAGCGCGTGGCCAGACCGAGCGGGAGCTCGCCGGCGTCGGCCAGCGCGGCGGCGATCACGGCCTGGGCGTCGGTGACCTCGTCGGCGGTCGGCGGGTCCGAGTGCAGCGACCGCTCCGTGATCCGCACGCAGCCCACGTCCACACTTCGGGCCCCGAGAATGCGCACCTCGCCGTCGACAAGCTCCCCCACCACGATCTCCGTGGACCCACCGCCGAGATCGGTCACCACGAACGGCCCGTCGGACGGGTCGAGGTCGATCACCCCGCCGGCAAAGGTCAGCTCGGCCTCGGTCTGCCCACTGATCACCTCGGCCACCGCGCCCGGGAAGTGCGCGCCCAGCACCTCGGCGGTCATACCGAAGAACTCGTCTTTGTTGCTGGCATCGCGAGTGGCGGAGGTGGCGACCATGCGCACCGACTTCACGCC
This Dietzia psychralcaliphila DNA region includes the following protein-coding sequences:
- a CDS encoding DUF4391 domain-containing protein is translated as MTALLYRWPAAAEFARTVPKTKFYEHATIGAAVKDAFVADVRRITWAYKLADSTINLPGTTEVPEIQVFEIDAKGDDVAEGVLAAIDKAVRTPIIFENRRGEGSQQEVQMVAAHKQLGNGAPKMGTYFRTEWYSADIKRATLPTAIDLTGLYNALLQPLTPVKNHAGEKVSDVVTRLTTVRKLEREITALERKLRNEPQLNRKVVLRRTLRAKQADLAELTSTSISPAAGDTN
- a CDS encoding helicase-related protein, producing the protein MRIIDNVSELLGDDLKREITPGSKVRIAASTFSIFAFEALRTELNQVSELEFIFTSPAFVTSKVTDKLRKERREFFIPATARGASSVAGSEFEIRLRNKLTQRAIARECAEWVRRKVRFRSNSTGNPMQQFAVVDERAAYMPLQGFTTADLGYERGNAVSNMVHRVDDAPMTSQYIALFDQIWSNSTQLDDVTEAVHEHIATVYAENSPARIYFLILHNLFAEFLEDINEDVLPNDRTGYQEMQVWKSLYNFQRDAATGIINKLETYNGCILADSVGLGKTFTALAVIKYYELRNKSVLVLAPKKLAENWTNYNANLTTNIFASDRFNYDVLAHTDLSRTRGESLGLRLDRINWGNYDLVVIDESHNFRNADYSQEKESRYQRLMRLVIREGVKTKVLMLSATPVNNRFNDLKNQLQLAYEGESENLAQHLNLSTTVEKVFSEAQRVFNDWSKLPPEARTTDEILKMLDFDFFELLDSVTIARSRKHIQAFYDTSEIGAFPARMPPVSIREPLTDLSGVATFNEIFEQIQALTLAVYTPLAYVFPSRLSKYEELYDVKVGTARSNLGQRGREQGLKQLMTVNLLKRLESSVEAFRLTLGKIEAGVDRTLGLLETHAGAISEIDVDFNNYDLDVDDEDDANVEALTFGEKIKIDMDDIDIVSWHRDLWNDRETLRELLEEMQKVTPTHDLKLERLKAIVTHKAQRPINDGNRKVLIFSAFADTAEYLYKQLAPVFSEIGLESAIITGGGNAAKTTLGKGYDFQQVMTLFSPRSKQRHLTMPAVTGEIDVLIGTDVISEGQNLQDCDYLVNYDIHWNPVRIIQRFGRVDRIGSINAKIQLVNFWPDISLDEYINLKERVENRMVIADLAAVGDDNILDPASADAAYRKEQLRKLQDEVIELEDVRAGVSITDLGLNDFRMDLLGYIQEYGELDAAPRGLHAVVPADPAKGLRPGVIFALRDLGVDQSANRGNRLHPHYLVYLCDDGSVLADHTEAKSLLDLLRASCRPHDEPVAAVTRVFNAATNEGSEMAAYSELLTSAIRSMVEVTDERDLDSLFTDGGTTALTQTIGGLDDFELIAFIAVVDAGVGTE
- a CDS encoding Ppx/GppA phosphatase family protein, whose product is MTAAAPDDAVRVGPVRVGAVDCGTNSIRLLVAEGVPGQPGLTDVTREMRIIRLGEGVDATGRLSTEAISRCRTALTDYAVTMAELGVKSVRMVATSATRDASNKDEFFGMTAEVLGAHFPGAVAEVISGQTEAELTFAGGVIDLDPSDGPFVVTDLGGGSTEIVVGELVDGEVRILGARSVDVGCVRITERSLHSDPPTADEVTDAQAVIAAALADAGELPLGLATRWIGVAGTFTTLSAIAQNMAEYDSQRLHNSVISLHQLRDVCARLVAATVTERRSLGPMHPGRADVIGGGSLVAAALCDVMAERAGLSEITVSEKDILDGIAMSVLARMVG